One window from the genome of Choloepus didactylus isolate mChoDid1 chromosome 2, mChoDid1.pri, whole genome shotgun sequence encodes:
- the LOC119511144 gene encoding LOW QUALITY PROTEIN: MICOS complex subunit MIC27-like (The sequence of the model RefSeq protein was modified relative to this genomic sequence to represent the inferred CDS: deleted 1 base in 1 codon; substituted 1 base at 1 genomic stop codon) has translation MVILTTQSPNRPSPSTQTATSLGNTERLRLLLGNVGKYLRKAESPFLPSLPVVRGSQAGGPPGRRGPLGPGPQPLRLCIHAGFKAVQVSDEERSSDVKADNHASGSDVCRQLPVYTAQPLQSKYVEQPGHLQMGFASICTTTGHYIHWCKGVNVFVENGIMGIVXFGKVDAYVSLKNLLQDFLPKIGVIIISGLTGLVSARKDSRFKKIAYPWRLATLGATVCYPVQSVIIAKVTQKKAYTASQQIYEAIKSLQKHSVPLPTDLSSETKIKSKPTSGATQFMPDSKLMNHRQSHPEDTGMYSTKS, from the exons ATGGTAATCCTGACAACTCAGTCCCCTAACAG ACCTTCCCCTTCTACCCAAACTGCCACTTCGCTGGGAAATACGGAGAGACTCCGCCTACTACTGGGCAATGTGGGAAAGTACCTGAGGAAAGCCGAgagccctttccttccttctctccccgtGGTGAGAGGCTCCCAGGCTGGCGGACCACCGGGCCGGCGTGGGCCCTTGGGTCCCGGACCTCAGCCCCTCCGCCTCTGTATTCACGCGGGCTTTAAAGCTGTGCAG GTCTCCGATGAAGAGCGGAGTTCAGATGTGAAAGCTGATAACCATGCCTCCGGGTCTGATGTGTGCAGG CAGCTGCCGGTATATACTGCACAGCCTCTCCAGTCTAAATATGTTGAACAGCCTGGTCATTTACAAATGGGCTTTGCTTCTATTTGCACTACAACTGGCCATTATATTCACTGGTGCAAGGGTGTTAATGTGTTTGTGGAAAATGGGATAATGGGTATAGTTTAATTTGGAAAA GTAGATGCATATGTCTCTCTGAAGAATCTGCTTCAAGATTTTCTTCCAAAAATTGGAGTGATTATAATTTCAGGATTGACAGGCTTGGTTTCAGCCAGAAAAGATTCTAGATTTAAGAAAATTGCTTATCCTTGGAGACTGGCCACTTTAGGAGCAACTGTTTGCTACCCAGTTCAGTCAGTAATAATAGCAAAAGTAACTCAGAAAAAAGCATATACTGCAAGCCAGCAAATTTATGAAGCCATTAAAtcatt ACAGAAACACTCCGTACCTTTGCCAACAGATCTCAGCTCTGAAACAAAGATCAAATCAAAACCTACCTCAGGTGCTACGCAGTTTATGCCTGATTCCAAGCTCATGAATCACAGGCAGTCCCACCCAGAAGATACAGGCATGTATAGCACTAAAAGCTGA